From the Planktothricoides raciborskii GIHE-MW2 genome, the window TGTTTGCAAAATGAATTGCGCCGCTGTATGCGGGAAAAACATCCTTTATCTTTAATTTTATGTCATGTGGATTCGTTTAAAGCTTACAATGATACTTATGGCCATCAAGCTGGAGATAAAAGACGCAAGTCGCCCAAGCTATTGTTAAGAG encodes:
- a CDS encoding diguanylate cyclase domain-containing protein, whose protein sequence is MINFRDISQHKQIKAELKRLANVDGLTQVANQRRFDECLQNELRRCMREKHPLSLILCHVDSFKAYNDTYGHQAGDKRRKSPKLLLRV